The following proteins are encoded in a genomic region of Candidatus Moraniibacteriota bacterium:
- the lepA gene encoding translation elongation factor 4 — MNQNKVRNFCIIAHIDHGKSTLADRILEFTGTIEKRKMKEQLLDQMDLERERGITIKLQPVRMNYSYDNQEYVLNLIDTPGHVDFGYEVSRSLAAVEGALLLVDATKGVQAQTLSNLYLAIEQGLEIIPVINKIDLPNANTEKTKKEIIHILGCKEEEILQASGKTGQGIDKILHAIVEKVPEPKGDTEKPLRALIFDSKYDTYKGVLAYVRIVDGHVKRDNEIRMMENHKESGVVEVGYFKPGLVATEILTAGDIGYIATGLKSVDHCRVGDTITVEDDRVLVKSLPGYKEVKPMVYAGLYPLEGDAYNFMRDALEKLKLNDAAFVFEPESNAALGKGFRCGFLGLLHLEIIKERLEREFNFSPTITTPSVVYEIKLKGEQENKKIYSASQMPDPSMIEEISEPYVKIDIITPAKYLGAIMDLMSSLRSIYLNTEYIDTERIVLSFEVPLTDIIVNFHDDLKSVSSGYASMSYDLIGYRHSNLVKLDVLLAGDTVESLSRIVPKENAHREGKRIVEKLKDAIPRQNFAIPVQAAIGGKIIARETIRPFRKDVIAKLYGGDVTRKNKLLEKQKKGKKKMKNIGKVQIPSEAYLAVLKR; from the coding sequence ATGAACCAAAATAAAGTTCGAAATTTTTGTATAATTGCTCATATTGATCACGGAAAGTCAACTCTAGCTGACCGCATTTTGGAATTTACTGGAACTATCGAAAAAAGAAAAATGAAAGAGCAATTACTTGATCAAATGGATCTTGAACGCGAACGCGGAATAACAATAAAACTTCAGCCTGTAAGAATGAATTATTCCTATGATAATCAGGAATATGTTTTGAATCTTATAGATACTCCGGGACATGTTGATTTCGGTTATGAAGTTTCTCGTTCATTAGCTGCTGTGGAAGGTGCTTTGCTTTTAGTTGATGCGACAAAAGGCGTGCAAGCACAGACACTTTCTAATTTATATTTAGCAATTGAACAAGGTTTGGAAATCATTCCAGTCATAAATAAAATTGATCTTCCAAACGCGAATACTGAAAAGACAAAAAAAGAAATCATACACATCTTAGGATGCAAGGAAGAAGAAATTTTACAAGCTTCAGGTAAGACAGGACAGGGAATTGATAAAATTTTGCACGCAATTGTGGAAAAAGTCCCTGAGCCTAAAGGAGATACTGAAAAACCTCTACGTGCTCTTATTTTTGACTCAAAATACGACACGTATAAAGGAGTGCTGGCTTACGTAAGAATTGTCGATGGGCATGTAAAACGTGATAATGAAATTCGCATGATGGAAAATCACAAGGAAAGTGGTGTGGTGGAAGTTGGCTATTTCAAACCAGGATTAGTCGCAACAGAAATTTTAACAGCCGGAGACATCGGATATATCGCCACAGGACTTAAAAGCGTTGATCATTGTCGTGTAGGTGATACGATCACTGTTGAAGATGACAGGGTCTTAGTTAAAAGCCTACCAGGCTACAAGGAGGTTAAGCCAATGGTATATGCCGGACTGTATCCACTTGAAGGAGATGCTTATAATTTTATGCGTGATGCTCTGGAAAAATTAAAACTAAATGATGCGGCGTTTGTTTTTGAACCTGAAAGCAATGCAGCATTAGGTAAGGGTTTTCGTTGCGGATTCCTGGGATTATTGCATTTAGAAATTATTAAAGAAAGACTGGAAAGGGAATTTAATTTTTCACCAACTATTACTACGCCCAGCGTAGTTTATGAAATAAAATTAAAAGGTGAACAGGAAAATAAAAAAATATATTCAGCTTCACAAATGCCTGATCCCTCAATGATTGAAGAAATTTCAGAGCCCTATGTGAAAATTGATATCATAACACCCGCCAAATATTTAGGTGCTATCATGGATTTAATGAGTTCTTTAAGATCAATTTATTTAAATACGGAATATATTGATACGGAAAGAATAGTTCTCAGTTTTGAAGTCCCATTGACTGATATTATTGTTAATTTTCATGATGATCTAAAAAGTGTGTCATCGGGCTATGCTTCTATGAGTTATGATCTCATTGGTTATCGACATTCAAATCTTGTAAAACTTGATGTTCTTTTAGCCGGTGATACGGTTGAATCACTTTCTAGGATAGTTCCCAAGGAAAATGCTCATAGAGAAGGGAAGAGAATAGTTGAAAAACTTAAAGACGCCATCCCGCGTCAAAATTTTGCAATTCCAGTTCAGGCAGCAATTGGAGGAAAAATTATTGCCAGGGAAACAATCAGACCGTTCCGCAAAGATGTTATTGCTAAGCTTTATGGAGGAGATGTAACACGTAAAAATAAACTTTTAGAAAAACAGAAAAAGGGTAAAAAGAAAATGAAAAACATTGGCAAGGTCCAAATTCCGTCCGAAGCCTATTTGGCTGTATTGAAAAGATAA
- the murJ gene encoding murein biosynthesis integral membrane protein MurJ → MIKKLIKNNFLNEKPTESIAAAAFIISLAGVASRILGLFRDRILASQFGAGDTLDAYYAAFRIPDLIYNLIIVGALSAAFIPIFTQFIEEKKEEDAWKLSSGIMSLQIYITGAILLLLVIFAPQFMHLVAPGYAGDKMDLTVNLTRVMLFSPFLLGISGIFGGILMSFKKFLIYSLAPVFYNIGIIIGAVYFVKWAGPMGLAWGVVLGATLHMLIQYPSVKFSGFHFRPMFIDVFNNPGIRRVLKLMLPRTMTIAVSQINFMIITIFASTLTAGSLAVFNFANNIQSAPLGLFGISFAIAVFPTLSSYAANKKKEEFISAFSHTFRQILFFIIPASIFIYVLRAQTVRLALGSGKFDWNDTIATFQVLGLLSISLLAQALLPLLTRAFYALQNTKTPLYIAFISEAVNLFMVALLIKKYSIFGLAIAFSFSSFVNMFLLMFFLRKKLSSIDGKNILDSTLRILAASLIGGGVAQVMKYVVGTQGELDTFFAVFRQFFIAGIFGLGAFLFASYYLKIKEFFQFKDSITRKIFGVKKVIEEDTGEVTGI, encoded by the coding sequence GTGATAAAAAAGCTTATAAAAAACAATTTTTTAAACGAAAAACCGACCGAATCTATTGCAGCTGCGGCTTTTATTATATCTCTAGCTGGTGTTGCTAGCCGTATTTTAGGTTTATTCAGAGACCGCATTTTAGCCAGTCAATTTGGAGCAGGAGATACACTTGATGCTTATTATGCTGCTTTCCGTATTCCTGATCTTATTTATAATTTAATAATAGTAGGCGCACTCAGTGCTGCTTTTATTCCTATTTTTACCCAATTCATTGAAGAAAAAAAAGAGGAAGATGCCTGGAAACTTTCTTCAGGAATAATGAGTTTACAGATTTATATAACTGGAGCTATCCTGCTTTTATTGGTTATTTTTGCTCCTCAATTTATGCATTTAGTTGCACCCGGATACGCTGGAGATAAAATGGATTTAACGGTCAATCTTACCCGCGTAATGTTGTTCAGTCCTTTTTTATTAGGAATAAGTGGCATATTCGGAGGAATACTTATGTCTTTTAAAAAATTTTTAATATATTCCCTGGCTCCTGTTTTTTACAATATAGGTATTATTATTGGCGCTGTTTATTTTGTGAAATGGGCAGGGCCCATGGGATTGGCGTGGGGGGTTGTGTTGGGAGCAACACTTCATATGTTAATTCAATATCCTTCTGTAAAATTTTCTGGCTTTCATTTTCGACCAATGTTTATAGATGTTTTTAATAATCCCGGTATACGAAGAGTTTTAAAACTTATGTTACCTAGAACAATGACAATTGCAGTCAGTCAGATAAACTTTATGATCATAACTATCTTTGCTTCAACGCTTACGGCTGGAAGTTTGGCAGTTTTTAATTTCGCTAATAATATACAGAGTGCGCCTCTTGGACTCTTTGGAATTTCATTTGCAATTGCTGTTTTTCCAACATTAAGTTCATATGCTGCCAATAAGAAAAAGGAAGAGTTTATAAGCGCTTTTTCCCACACTTTTAGACAAATATTATTTTTCATTATTCCAGCCAGTATTTTTATTTATGTCCTGCGTGCACAGACAGTGCGTTTAGCGTTAGGTTCTGGAAAATTTGACTGGAATGACACCATTGCAACATTTCAGGTTTTAGGTTTATTATCGATAAGTTTGCTTGCTCAGGCTCTATTGCCACTTTTAACAAGGGCTTTCTATGCCTTACAAAATACTAAAACTCCCCTTTATATAGCTTTTATAAGTGAAGCAGTTAATTTGTTTATGGTGGCCTTGCTTATTAAAAAATACAGCATTTTCGGATTGGCAATCGCATTCTCATTTTCTAGTTTTGTAAATATGTTTCTTTTAATGTTCTTTTTGCGTAAAAAACTCTCTAGTATTGATGGAAAAAATATTTTAGATTCTACCCTGAGGATTTTAGCAGCTTCATTAATCGGAGGCGGAGTTGCACAGGTTATGAAATATGTCGTAGGAACACAGGGAGAACTGGACACTTTTTTTGCCGTCTTTAGGCAATTTTTTATTGCCGGTATATTTGGTTTAGGCGCATTTTTATTTGCCAGTTATTATTTAAAAATAAAAGAATTTTTCCAATTTAAAGATTCGATAACCAGGAAAATTTTCGGAGTTAAAAAGGTTATCGAAGAAGATACAGGGGAAGTAACAGGAATTTAA
- a CDS encoding DUF4012 domain-containing protein — MVKNKNKIIPQMFDVKPVNQTGDLDWKKIRSVSNRDFNVEKNTRLKKICLKKPVKAYILGVGIENEKAPIFHDPEFNLDEILKYEAIKDTAKYFSEVDNKNSTNESKLILEKIKNSNKEKEAEVIAKKTEKQIQYEKILPIKSYRQQENIKKINEYNHKLENEREATIIKQKKELEKQKALWIEEELKNNTEFIEREEVFPSISKPIFNNKDETYPQNFSWSKFFLPSQFLFQFDIRKSLTVFAAVALTMLLTIGGGSYASRGFGIKERVLGISQDGFNNLSSAIEEMKARNFEGSAKQFSKAYTNFSKASEDINAMGGVIIETARFIPFASEVSSGKNAVEAGKHFSAAGQALNNLAKILTELKNPIDNSSQNELSLLDIFKSVEENVNYAKKELDASQKNIDKISADDFPEDKRDKFILLKQKLPEIRKSIDSFLNNSHIFVDLLGGNGPRKYLFLFQNNSEIRATGGFIGSYGLLDISNGNIKKFFIDGIFNPDGQLKEKVVPPMPIQKISAAWSLHDSNWFPDFPTSARKAIYFYEKTGGPTADGIITFTPIIMQKLLEITGPIEMPEYDVTLDSENFTEVTQYEVEADYDKEENKPKKILSDLAPIVFEKLSSSKNIETASKVINVFINGLKEKQILLYFQDNNLQNIISEQGWSGEIISTKSDYLSVVNTNINGFKTDAVINESIQHDAEIKEDGSIIDTVTITRKHNGGNYKHDWLNKVNADYMRVYVPEGSKLLETSGQTREINKEPLDYQALGFKRDIDVQNEENNTEIDPISGTRIYKDRDKTVFANWVYVSPQETVTITYKYLLPFSLFKVAVKDSQHIDSYSLVAQKQSGSIGSSFLSNISYPENYKVKWSFPDYNKDYGNNLKNETNLTIDRFEAIVFEKNE, encoded by the coding sequence ATGGTGAAAAATAAAAACAAAATTATCCCACAAATGTTCGATGTAAAACCGGTTAATCAGACTGGGGATTTGGATTGGAAAAAGATTAGGTCAGTTTCAAATCGGGATTTTAATGTAGAAAAAAATACCAGATTAAAAAAAATATGCTTGAAAAAACCTGTAAAAGCTTACATTTTGGGCGTTGGCATTGAAAATGAAAAAGCTCCTATTTTTCATGATCCAGAATTTAATTTAGATGAAATTTTAAAATATGAAGCAATAAAAGATACAGCAAAATATTTTTCAGAAGTCGATAATAAAAATTCTACAAATGAATCTAAATTAATCCTAGAAAAAATCAAAAACAGCAACAAGGAAAAGGAAGCCGAAGTAATTGCAAAAAAAACAGAGAAACAAATTCAATATGAAAAAATATTGCCTATAAAATCTTATAGACAACAAGAAAATATAAAAAAAATAAATGAATATAATCACAAGTTAGAGAATGAAAGAGAAGCAACTATAATAAAGCAAAAAAAGGAACTTGAAAAACAAAAAGCTTTATGGATAGAAGAAGAACTAAAAAATAATACGGAATTCATCGAAAGAGAAGAAGTATTTCCATCAATAAGCAAGCCTATTTTTAATAATAAAGACGAAACTTACCCACAGAATTTTTCTTGGAGTAAATTTTTTTTACCATCGCAATTTTTATTCCAGTTTGATATAAGAAAATCCCTTACTGTATTTGCAGCAGTTGCTTTAACAATGCTGCTTACTATAGGTGGCGGATCATATGCCAGTAGAGGTTTTGGCATAAAAGAGCGTGTTCTCGGTATTAGCCAAGATGGATTTAATAATTTATCTTCGGCAATAGAGGAAATGAAAGCTCGAAATTTTGAAGGTTCAGCGAAACAATTTTCTAAAGCTTATACTAATTTTTCCAAGGCTTCTGAGGATATCAATGCTATGGGCGGGGTAATTATAGAAACTGCGCGTTTTATTCCCTTTGCTTCCGAGGTTTCTTCTGGAAAAAATGCTGTTGAAGCTGGTAAGCATTTTTCAGCTGCAGGACAAGCGCTTAATAATTTAGCAAAAATATTAACTGAGCTAAAAAATCCTATTGATAATTCAAGTCAGAACGAGCTTTCATTGCTGGATATTTTTAAATCAGTCGAAGAGAATGTTAATTATGCAAAAAAAGAACTTGACGCTTCACAAAAAAATATAGATAAAATATCTGCAGATGATTTTCCTGAAGATAAGCGGGATAAATTCATATTACTTAAACAAAAATTGCCTGAAATACGTAAATCAATAGACTCCTTCTTGAACAACAGTCATATTTTTGTTGATTTATTAGGTGGTAATGGGCCAAGAAAATATTTGTTCTTATTTCAAAATAATTCAGAAATAAGGGCTACGGGAGGATTTATAGGCAGTTATGGTCTTTTGGATATCTCGAATGGCAATATAAAGAAATTTTTTATTGACGGAATCTTCAATCCTGATGGGCAATTGAAAGAAAAGGTTGTGCCTCCTATGCCAATCCAAAAAATCAGTGCTGCTTGGAGTTTACATGATAGTAATTGGTTTCCAGATTTTCCAACCTCGGCCAGAAAAGCGATTTATTTTTATGAGAAAACGGGTGGACCCACTGCTGACGGCATAATTACATTTACACCAATAATTATGCAAAAACTACTCGAAATAACAGGACCTATAGAAATGCCTGAATATGATGTTACTCTTGATTCTGAAAATTTTACGGAAGTCACTCAATATGAAGTAGAAGCTGATTACGATAAAGAAGAAAATAAACCAAAGAAAATTCTGTCAGATTTAGCTCCGATCGTATTTGAAAAACTTTCATCTAGCAAAAATATAGAAACGGCATCAAAAGTTATCAATGTTTTTATTAATGGATTAAAAGAAAAACAGATATTGCTTTATTTTCAGGACAATAATTTGCAGAATATAATATCCGAACAAGGCTGGTCTGGAGAAATTATATCAACAAAAAGTGATTATTTGAGTGTTGTAAATACCAATATAAACGGATTTAAAACAGATGCTGTTATAAATGAAAGTATCCAACATGATGCAGAAATAAAAGAAGATGGCTCAATTATTGATACGGTTACTATTACACGAAAACATAATGGTGGCAATTATAAACATGACTGGTTGAATAAAGTTAATGCTGATTATATGAGAGTTTATGTTCCGGAAGGATCTAAACTGTTAGAGACTAGCGGACAAACTCGTGAAATTAATAAGGAACCGTTGGATTATCAGGCTCTTGGATTTAAACGTGATATCGACGTACAAAATGAGGAAAATAATACAGAAATTGACCCTATTTCAGGTACTCGTATATATAAAGACCGCGATAAAACAGTTTTTGCAAATTGGGTATACGTAAGTCCCCAAGAAACAGTTACCATCACTTATAAATATTTATTGCCATTCTCACTTTTCAAAGTTGCCGTGAAAGATTCTCAGCACATAGATTCTTACTCATTAGTTGCGCAGAAACAATCAGGCAGTATAGGAAGCTCTTTTTTGTCAAATATTTCCTATCCTGAAAATTATAAAGTCAAATGGAGTTTTCCCGATTATAATAAGGACTATGGCAATAATTTAAAAAATGAAACAAATTTAACAATTGATCGTTTTGAAGCAATTGTGTTTGAAAAAAATGAATAA
- a CDS encoding glycosyltransferase family 1 protein, which produces MKIGIDARFFGSIGKGLGRYTQKLIENLEKIDQENQYIVFLRKENFDEYQPKNENFRKILADYQWYTFTEQIKMPLLLNKFNLDLVHFPHFNVPFLYRKKFVVTIHDLILLQFPTFRGTALNPIFYKIKFWCYKFVIWSAIKKAKKVITVSNFTKKELLKYYKKDLREEKIIVTYEAGNDLEKKDKNKQVSDVEILKKYGIIKPYMLYVGNAYPHKNLERMVLAFSSMNKAQKYQLALVGKMDYFYKRLKKLIEKKNIKNVLFLGQVSDEILDVIYKQSRAYVFPSLYEGFGIPPLEAMSWNIPVISSDHPCMKEILGDSAYFFNGQEKREIIQAMEKITTDEVLINSLIKKGLNQIGKYSWEKMATETLKIYNGEK; this is translated from the coding sequence ATGAAAATTGGAATTGATGCGCGGTTTTTTGGCTCAATCGGCAAAGGACTAGGGCGTTATACCCAAAAACTTATTGAAAATTTGGAAAAGATTGATCAGGAAAATCAATATATTGTTTTTTTGCGTAAAGAAAATTTTGATGAATATCAGCCTAAAAATGAAAACTTCCGGAAAATTTTGGCGGATTATCAGTGGTATACCTTTACTGAGCAGATAAAAATGCCACTACTTCTCAACAAATTCAATCTTGATTTGGTGCATTTTCCTCATTTTAATGTGCCATTTTTATATAGAAAAAAATTTGTTGTAACAATACATGACTTAATCCTGCTTCAATTTCCAACCTTCAGAGGCACGGCTCTTAACCCTATTTTTTATAAAATAAAATTCTGGTGTTATAAATTTGTTATATGGTCAGCTATTAAAAAAGCTAAAAAAGTTATAACAGTTTCCAATTTCACCAAAAAAGAATTGCTAAAATATTATAAAAAAGATCTTAGAGAGGAGAAAATAATCGTAACTTACGAAGCAGGAAATGATTTAGAAAAAAAAGACAAAAATAAACAAGTTTCGGATGTAGAAATATTGAAAAAATATGGTATAATTAAACCGTACATGCTTTATGTGGGGAACGCCTATCCGCACAAGAATTTAGAACGGATGGTTTTGGCTTTTTCAAGCATGAATAAAGCTCAAAAATACCAACTAGCACTAGTTGGGAAAATGGATTATTTTTATAAACGTTTAAAGAAGCTGATTGAAAAAAAGAATATTAAAAATGTGCTTTTTTTGGGGCAAGTTTCAGATGAAATTTTAGATGTTATTTATAAACAATCCAGAGCATATGTTTTCCCTTCTCTTTATGAAGGTTTTGGCATCCCACCGCTTGAAGCAATGTCTTGGAATATTCCCGTTATTTCTTCGGATCATCCATGCATGAAAGAAATATTAGGAGATAGCGCTTATTTCTTCAACGGACAAGAAAAAAGAGAAATTATCCAAGCAATGGAAAAAATAACAACGGATGAGGTATTGATAAATAGCTTGATAAAAAAAGGTTTAAATCAAATAGGAAAATACAGTTGGGAAAAAATGGCGACTGAAACTTTAAAAATTTACAATGGTGAAAAATAA
- a CDS encoding glycosyltransferase family 1 protein, which produces MAKIGIDIRCLSDGRNTGVEEYTMNILEQLFELDKQNEYILFLNSFRNYNFDLSVFSRFKNVKIKKFNYPNKLLNLCFWYLRWPYVDKMLGGVDIFFMPNIGFIALSKNTKLILTIHDLSYEIFQETFSIKRQLWHQIINPRKLCQLASKIIAVSESTKNDLISRWKISEKRVKVIYNGIPANFEQLDRNSPEIIEIKERYKLPFNFIFYLGTVEPRKNIPAVIKAYDRLREIKDFRLDKYKLVIAGSKGWKTKNIISIMQNSKFTDDIIFINNIINKDKTAVYTMASLFVYPSFFEGFGIPVLEAMRCGVPVITSNTSSLPEVSDSGAIMVDPDKPDELYLAMKEVLLNRDFHATMHQKALKQAIRFNWKASARELLKFFE; this is translated from the coding sequence ATGGCAAAAATAGGAATTGACATTAGGTGCCTTTCTGACGGCAGAAATACTGGAGTTGAAGAGTATACGATGAATATTCTTGAACAGCTTTTTGAGCTTGATAAACAAAATGAATATATACTCTTTTTAAATTCTTTCCGCAATTATAACTTTGATTTATCGGTGTTTTCTAGGTTTAAAAATGTAAAGATAAAAAAATTTAATTATCCTAATAAGCTGCTTAACTTATGCTTTTGGTATTTACGTTGGCCATACGTTGATAAGATGCTTGGCGGAGTTGATATTTTTTTCATGCCCAACATCGGTTTTATTGCTCTTTCAAAAAATACGAAACTTATTTTAACTATACACGACTTATCATACGAAATTTTTCAAGAAACTTTTTCCATTAAACGTCAACTTTGGCATCAAATAATAAATCCACGCAAGCTTTGCCAACTTGCTAGTAAAATAATTGCCGTATCTGAATCTACAAAAAATGACCTTATTTCGAGGTGGAAAATATCGGAAAAAAGGGTGAAAGTTATTTACAACGGCATACCGGCTAATTTCGAACAATTAGATCGTAATAGCCCAGAAATTATAGAAATTAAAGAAAGATATAAATTGCCTTTTAATTTTATTTTTTATCTGGGAACCGTTGAGCCAAGAAAAAATATTCCAGCTGTCATAAAAGCTTATGATCGTTTGCGTGAAATCAAAGATTTTAGATTAGACAAATATAAATTAGTAATAGCTGGAAGCAAGGGTTGGAAGACAAAAAATATTATTTCTATTATGCAGAACTCTAAATTTACTGATGATATAATTTTTATAAACAATATTATTAACAAAGATAAAACTGCTGTTTATACAATGGCTTCGCTTTTTGTTTATCCGTCATTTTTTGAAGGATTTGGCATCCCTGTTTTAGAAGCCATGCGCTGTGGTGTGCCTGTGATTACCTCTAATACTTCTTCTTTGCCAGAAGTTTCTGACAGCGGAGCTATTATGGTTGATCCAGACAAGCCGGATGAACTTTATCTTGCTATGAAAGAGGTTCTGCTAAATCGTGATTTTCATGCAACTATGCATCAAAAGGCCCTGAAACAGGCAATTAGATTCAATTGGAAAGCTTCAGCCAGGGAATTGCTAAAGTTTTTCGAATAA
- a CDS encoding glycosyltransferase, with amino-acid sequence MKIAIVHDYLVQYGGAERVLECLCELYPYAPIYTIIYNKEAMHGVFEDKRIYTSYLQNFPFARKRHRIFPLLMPPAIEQFDFSMYDIVISDSSSYAKGIITGPDTLHICYMHTPMRYAWDDCQKYTRDFYFPKIIKKLIPFAMNYIRLWDKTSADRVDIFIANSNFVARRIKKYYHKDSIVINPPVDTKKFSITDNLTKEKTEKYFLMVGRLITYKRHDIAIEAFNKLGLKLKIIGRGPEMERLKKISKSNIEFLSRVNDEDLKKYYSDCQAFIFPQEEDFGIVAIEALASGKPLIAYRGGDIPEHMEEEKMGVFFEEQNPEAIIEAVKKFDNMSFDQKYIRSRVLKFDREIFKEKIKEIIQREVGKHKQRK; translated from the coding sequence ATGAAAATAGCCATTGTTCATGATTATTTAGTGCAATACGGAGGAGCAGAACGTGTTTTAGAGTGTCTTTGTGAACTTTATCCATATGCACCAATTTATACCATTATATATAATAAGGAAGCCATGCATGGAGTTTTTGAAGATAAGCGCATATATACTTCCTATCTGCAAAATTTTCCTTTTGCACGCAAACGTCATAGGATTTTCCCGTTGCTTATGCCACCAGCGATAGAACAGTTTGATTTTTCAATGTATGATATCGTTATTTCGGATTCCTCGAGTTATGCTAAAGGCATAATTACCGGACCAGATACATTGCATATATGTTATATGCATACTCCAATGAGGTATGCTTGGGATGACTGTCAAAAATATACGCGCGACTTTTATTTTCCAAAAATAATAAAGAAACTTATTCCTTTTGCAATGAATTACATACGCTTATGGGATAAAACAAGTGCAGATAGAGTTGATATTTTCATTGCTAACTCTAATTTTGTTGCTCGAAGAATAAAAAAATATTACCACAAAGATTCCATAGTCATAAATCCACCCGTAGATACAAAAAAATTCTCAATTACTGATAACTTGACTAAAGAAAAAACTGAAAAATACTTCTTGATGGTAGGAAGACTGATCACCTATAAAAGACATGATATAGCCATTGAAGCTTTCAATAAGCTTGGATTAAAACTAAAAATAATCGGCAGGGGACCAGAAATGGAACGCTTGAAAAAAATATCTAAATCAAACATTGAATTCTTAAGCAGAGTTAATGATGAAGATTTAAAAAAATATTATTCTGATTGCCAAGCTTTTATTTTTCCTCAAGAGGAAGACTTTGGTATTGTCGCTATCGAAGCCTTAGCTTCGGGAAAACCTCTGATCGCTTATCGTGGCGGAGATATTCCGGAACATATGGAAGAAGAAAAAATGGGAGTATTTTTTGAAGAGCAAAATCCTGAAGCAATTATAGAAGCTGTAAAAAAATTCGATAATATGTCCTTTGATCAGAAATATATAAGATCAAGGGTTTTAAAATTCGATCGGGAAATTTTTAAGGAGAAAATAAAAGAAATCATTCAAAGAGAAGTAGGAAAACATAAGCAGAGAAAATAA